CCCAGGCTTGCAGCGAGCCGAGCGCGACCCGGCTGATACGCCGCTCGTCAAGGTCGACCGGCTGCAAGCGCAGGATGGGCGTGATACGTCCAGTGCGGCCGATACTGAAATCCACCGCCTGCACCACTGCCAGAGCCTGGCTGGCGGGGTATTTCCAGGCAATCGCCCAGTGTGGCGCTTCGGCCAGCCAGCGCTCTCCTGGGGGGCGTATGCCTTGGCGTATGACCACACCGTCGCTGGCGAACGATAGCGGCGCATTAAGCCAGTGCTGGCGCCAGCCGCGGGCATCCGCCGTGCTATTGAGTGGCTGGGTGTAATGCAGGCTGTCGCTGAAGCCTAGATTTTGCAGGGCTTTCAGGCGCTCGGGCATGTTCTCAGGGCCGTTCGGCCAGTCCCAGACGAACAGGCCAATGGCGTTGGTTTCCTGCTCATCGAGTGACTGTCGCGCCATCAAGCCTGCCACCTTGCCGCGTGCTCCGGCGCCACCGTCGCGGCCCTGAACATGGTCGTCCAGGCGCCAGTAAAGCTCGCCTTGCAGCACGGCATCTAATGGCTGTTTCAGGTGCTTGGGAATGGCTGGTAACTGTCTGGCGCGCGCCGTCCAGTCCTGTCCATGGCGTCCATCGCCGCGGCTGATGGCTTGTTTCAGGATGCCGCCCTGGTAGACCAGAGTAACTGCGACACCATCGACCTTGGGCTGAATCCACAGACTGTCGCGGCTGGCGACCCATTCGGCTACCGCCGCATCGTTCAGCTTGCGCAGGCCGGTTTGTGCCACGGGGTGAGCGAGCTTGCCCGTACTGCCGGCCAACGGTTCCGGCAGGTCAACGAGCGCGCTGGGGAAGCACTGATGCCAGGATTGCAGGCGCTCACGGGCTTGATCGTAAAGTTCATCGGCGATCAGCGAGCGACCATGATTGTGGTAGGCATCATCCCACTCGGCGATCTGCTGGCTAAGGACAGAGAGTTCGCTCTTGGCGCGGTTGGCCGGCCAGTCGGGGCAGGGGGCTGCCTGTGCGGTCAATGGAAAAAGGAGCAGCGCGATCCAGCGTGTCATGGCAAGCGTCCGTGCTTGGGATTGAATTCTCAGCCTAGACGATTTCGCGACGCCTGTCGGGTGAAGGGTGCTTTCACCTACTCCAGCAAAGAAAAAGCCCTGCGCAGGGCAGGGCTTCTCTTGTCGTCGCTGAGCCTTACAGGCCAGCGGCGGCGCGCAGGTCGGCAGCCTTGTCGGTGCGTTCCCAGGTGAAGGTGGTGAAGCTGTCGTCGCCAACGGTTCTGGACTGCGGCGTGCGGCCGAAGTGGCCGTAAGCTGCGGTGTCCTGGTACATCGGGTGCAGCAGGTCGAGCATCTTGGTGATGGCGTATGGGCGCAGGTCGAACACGTCACGCACTAGTTTGATGATCTTCTCTTCAGCGATCTTGTGGGTGCCGAAGGTGTTGATCGAGATGGAGGTCGGCTGGGCCACGCCGATGGCGTAGGACACCTGGATCTCGCAACGCTCGGCCAGGCCGGCGGCGACGATGTTCTTGGCCACGTAGCGGCCAGCGTAGGCAGCGCTACGGTCGACCTTGGAGGGGTCCTTGCCGGAGAACGCGCCACCGCCGTGACGGGCCATGCCGCCGTAGCTGTCGACGATGATCTTGCGCCCGGTCAGGCCGCAGTCGCCCACTGGGCCGCCGATGATGAACTGGCCGGTCGGGTTGATGTGGAACTGGGTGTCCTTGTGCAGCAGCTCAGCCGGCAGCACGTGCTTGACGATCAGCTCCATCACGCCTTCGCGCAGGTCGTCGTATTTCACTTCCGGGTTGTGCTGGGTGGACAGCACGACCGCGTCGATGGCTGCGACCTTGCCGTTTTCGTAGCGGCAGGTGACCTGGGATTTGGCATCCGGGCGCAGCCACGGGAGCAGGCCGGACTTGCGTGCTTCGGCCTGACGCTCGACCAGGCGGTGCGAGAAGCAGATCGGCGCCGGCATCAGCACGTCGGTTTCGTTGCTTGCGTAGCCGAACATCAGGCCCTGGTCGCCAGCGCCCTGATCTTCCGGCTTGGCGCGGTCGACGCCCTGGTTGATGTCCGGGGACTGCTTGCCGATGATGTTGAGCACGCCGCAGGTGGCGCCGTCGAAGCCGACGTCGCTGCTGGTGTAGCCGATGTCGCAGATCACGTCGCGGACGATCTGCTCCAGGTCGACCCAGGCGCTGGTGGTGACTTCACCGGCAACGATGGCCACACCGGTCTTGACCAGGGTTTCCACGGCCACGCGGGCGTGTTTGTCCTGGGTGATGATGGCGTCGAGCACCGCATCGGAGATCTGGTCGGCGATCTTGTCCGGATGCCCTTCGGACACGGACTCGGAGGTAAACAGGGAATATTCGCTCATCTATCGGTTCCTTTCTTGCCGGAGGCTGAAGGCGCTGTGCGCATCGGGTTTGGCAAAGTGCCGTAATTGAATCTGAAAGCCGTTTTTCAGGCCTATGTACAAACTTTCGCCAGGCGTCAGGCCGGCAGCCGTTGCCCAGCGCGCCAGGTCTTCCTGTTCGAAGCCGAGCCAGAGGTCGCCGCACGCTTCGCGCGCCCAGCTCTGGTCGTGGCTGCACAGTTCGCTGAGCAGCAGGCTGCCGCCTGGTGCGACCAGGCCAGCCAGCTTGCGAAAGGCCTCGGCCGGGGTGGCGAAGTGGTGCAGCACCATGTTCAGTACCACGCAATCTGCCGTGACTGGCGCGTCCTGCAGCGCATCGGCCAGTTTCAGCTCGACGTTATGCAGGCTTTCAGCGGCGCAGCGTTGGCTGGCCAGTTCGAGCATAGCCGGGCTGTTGTCCAGTGCCGTGACCTGGGCGAAGCGCCGCGCCAGTTCGGGGAGGAAGGCGCCATCGCCCGGGCCGATTTCCAGCGCGCTGGCGCTGGGGGCGAAGTGCAGGGCATCAAGCAGCGCCAGCAGGCTGTCGCGGTACTGCGGCAGGCCGGCGATCAGGTCCTGCTGGGCCTGGAAGTTGCTGGCCATGCGTGCGAAGAAATCGCGACTGACGGTGGCGCGCTGCTGGTGCACGGTGGCGATGCGTGCCTGTACATCGCCGGGCAGCGGCAGCTCGTCGATATCGTCCAGCAGGGCGGCATGCAGACGGCCATTGGGCAGTGCGCGGCGGTAGAAGATCGCGTTGCCTTCGCGGCGCGTTGCCACCAGCCCAGCCTGGGCCAGCACCTTGAGGTGATGGCTCATGCCCGACTGGCCGATGGCGAAGATCTGTGCCAACTCCAGTACGCCGAAGGAATCGTTGCTCAGCACGCGCAGCACGTTCAGGCGCAGCGGATCGCCGCCGGCCTTGCACAGGGCGGCGAGTGTGTCGCAGGGGTCGAATTCCAACTGGGGGGCGCGCAGGGTCATGGTGGCGCAGTCTAGTCGGTCATTTTTCATACAGCAATACCAATATCAAAAAGTTTTGATATTGGTATTGCTGTTACTCCGACGTTTGAGTCAACGCCAGGAAAGCCGCGGGTGCCGGGCTCAGACTGGCGCCCAGGCGCCACAGCACATGCAGCTCGCGCTCGATCTGCAGGTCCTGTACCGGCAGATGGCGCAGTTCGCCGTTGGCCAGTTCGCGCTCCACCACTCGCTGCGACAGCCAGGCAATGCCCTGGCCGTCAGCGAGCAGACGCTTGAGCGCCTCGGTGCTGCCGATGGCCATGCCGGCACGGGGTTCGAGGCCATGCGCGCGGTAGGCCTGCTCGACGCTGACGCGCGCGCCAGAGCCCGGCTCGCGCATGTACAGCGGGTAATCCTGCAGTTTCTCCGCGGCGAGCGTCTGGCTGGCGGCCAGCGGATGGTGCGGCGCAACCACCGGTAGCAGGGCGTCGCGTGCCAGCAGGCGATGGGCGTAGTCGGTGCGGACGAACGGGCCTTCGACGAAGCCCAGGCTGATGCGGCCTTCGTCCAGCTGCCGGGTGACGGCGTCGGTGTTGCTCACGTCGAGGCTGACGAATATCTGTGGATGCAGGGCGCGAAAACGGGTGAGCAGGGGCGGCAACAGGTAGGAGCCGAGGGTGGCGCTGGCGCCCAGGTGCAGTTCGCCTTGTTCCAGTTGGGCAAAGTCACGCAGGTCGCGTTCGGCGGCGCGTTCCAGGCTGAAGATGCGCTGGGCGTAGTCGAGCAGGCGCAGGCCGCCTTCGGTCAGTTGTACGCCGCGCGGCAGGCGGTCGAACAGGCGCAGGTCGAGGCTGGCTTCGAGGTCGCGAATTTCCCGCGTCACCGCCGGCTGGCTGATGTGCAGGCGCTCGGCGCCAGCGCTGATGCTGCCGGCCTCTGCCACGGCAAGGAAGACTTTCAGGTGATGGAGGTTCATGATTAATACATAAGTGAAAGGTATGGTAAGGATGCTGAATATGTATTTTTCATATGGCAAGCCTCTTCTTAACCTTGCGCTATCACTCATGTCACGGGACAACCCGATTCATGCCGCGCCCTTTCAGTCGTTTGCCCGAGCCGCTCGCATTCATTCGTCACTTCACGCCTAGCTGGTTCGCCATGACCATGGGCACCGGTGTGCTGGCGCTGGTTATCGCTCATCTGCCTTGGTCGCTGCCTGGTCTGGCGATGCTGGCGGAGGGGCTGTGGTTCTTCGCTGTCAGCCTGTTCGTCCTGTTCACGGCGCTGTTTCTGCTGCGCCTGGCACTGTTTCGCGACACGGTCTGGCCGATGCTGCTGCACCCGGTGCAGTCGATGTTTCTCGGCGCGATCCCGATGGGGCTGGCGGTGCTGATCAAGGGCCTGTTGCTGTTCGGCGTCCCGCGCTGGGGCGAGGGCGTCTATGCGCTGGCGCATGCCTTGTGGTGGCTGGATGCGGCGCTGGCGCTGCTCGGCGCCCTGCTGGTGCCCTATCTGATGTTCACCCGCCAGCATCACGCACTGGAAAAACTCACGGCAGTCTGGCTGCTACCTATCGTCGCTCCCGAGGTCGCTGCCAGCACGGCGGGAGCGTTGGCGCCGCACCTGGGCGCTGCGGCCGCGCAGCAACTGCTGGTCGCCGGCTTTATCCTCTGGGGATTGTCGCTGTCGCTGGCGTTCTCGCTGATCACCCTGGTGCTGCTGCGCCTGGCCCTGCACAAGTTGCCGGATACCGATTTCGCCGCCACCAGTTGGCTGCCGCTTGGGCCGCTGGCGACCGGCTGCCTGGGGCTGCTGAGCATGGGGCAGGCCGCGCCGCTGGCGTTCGCTGGCACACCCTTGGCCAGCGCTGCCGAGCTGGCCCGAGACCTTGGCCTGATCGGCGGCCTGGCGCTGTGGGGCGCGGGGCTGTGGTGGCTGGTGATCGCCACCCTGTTCACTCGCCACTACATTCGCGACAACATGCCATTCAACCTGGGTTGGTGGGGCTTCACCTTTCCGCTCGGAGTCTTCGCCCTGGCCACCTTCGAGCTACAGGCGCTGACCGGGCTGACCTTCTTCACTCTGGTCGGCGTGGCGCTGGCGATCCAGCTGGCGGCGGTATGGTCGCTGGTGTTCAGTCGTACGCTCGCTGGCGTCTGGCATGGCGAGCTGTTTCAGGCGCCCTGCCTGGGTGGGCCGGGTAGTCCGGCGGTGAGCGTGCTGAGCGAGCAGGCAGGTTGATTTGGTCTCTACGACCATCTGTCATTGCCCCGCGGGGGCCGGCTGGGCGAAAATAGGCGTCTTTTTTCGCCCCCTTCATTCAGAAGCAGCCCCCGTAGGAGATTCAGCGATGCCCAGCCGTCGTGAGCGAGCAAATGCCATTCGTGCCCTCAGCATGGATGCTGTGCAGAAAGCCAACAGCGGCCACCCCGGTGCCCCCATGGGTATGGCGGATATCGCCGAAGTGCTGTGGCGCGATTTTCTGAAGCACAATCCGAGCAACCCGAACTTCGCCGATCGTGACCGCTTCGTGCTGTCCAACGGCCATGGTTCGATGCTGATCTATTCGCTGCTGCACCTGACCGGCTACGACCTGTCCATCGACGACCTGAAGAACTTCCGTCAGCTGCATAGCAAGACCCCGGGCCACCCGGAATACGGCTACACCCCTGGCGTGGAAACCACCACCGGCCCACTCGGCCAGGGCATCGCCAACGCCGTCGGTTTCGCCATTGCCGAGAAGGTACTGGGCGCGCAGTTCAACCGTGAAGGCCACACCATCGTCGACCACAACACCTATGTGTTCCTCGGCGACGGCTGCATGATGGAAGGCATTTCCCACGAAGTCTGTTCGCTGGCCGGCACCCTTGGCTTGGGCAAGCTGATCGCCTTCTACGACGACAACGGTATCTCCATCGACGGTGAGGTCGAGGGCTGGTTCACCGATGACACGCCGAAGCGCTTCGAAGCCTACGGCTGGCAGGTGATCCGCAATGTCGACGGCCATGATGCCGAAGAAATCAAGATGGCCATCGACACCGCGCGCAAGACCACGGATCAGCCGACCCTGATCTGCTGCAAGACCACCATTGGCTTCGGTTCGCCGAACAAGCAGGGCAAGGAAGAGTGCCACGGCGCGCCGCTGGGCAATGACGAAATCGCCCTGACCCGCGCCGCGCTGGGCTGGAACCATGGCCCGTTCGAAATCCCCGCCGAGATCTACGCCGAGTGGGACGCCAAGGAAGCCGGCGCTGCCGCCGAAGCCGCCTGGAACGACAAATTTGCCGCCTACGCCGCTGCCCATCCTGAACTGGCTGCCGAGTTCAAGCGCCGCATCGCTGGTGAGCTGCCGGCCGACTTTGCCGAGAAGGCCGCTGCCTATATCAAGGACGTCGCCGAGAAGGGCGAGACCATCGCCAGCCGCAAAGCCAGCCAGAACGCGTTGAATGCCTTCGGCCCGCTGCTGCCGGAGTTCCTCGGTGGTTCGGCCGACCTGGCCGGTTCCAACCTGACCCTGTGGAAGGGCTGCAAGGGCGTCTCCGCTGAAGATGCGTCCGGCAACTACATGTTCTACGGCGTGCGCGAGTTCGGCATGAGCGCGATCATGAACGGCATCGCTCTGCACGGCGGCTTCGTGCCGTACGGCGCCACCTTCCTGATCTTCATGGAATACGCCCGTAACGCCGTGCGCATGTCCGCGCTGATGAAGAAGCGCGTGCTGTACGTGTTCACCCACGACTCCATCGGTCTCGGCGAAGACGGCCCGACCCACCAGCCGATCGAGCAACTGGCCAGCCTGCGTGGTACGCCGAACCTCGACACCTGGCGTCCGGCCGATGCCGTGGAGTCCGCTGTGGCCTGGAAATACGCCATCGAGCGCGCCGACGGCCCCAGCGCTCTGGTGTTCAGCCGCCAGAACCTGCCGCACCAGCCGCGTGATGCCCAGCAACTGGCTGACGTCGCCCGTGGCGGCTACGTGCTCAAAGACAGCGCTGGCGAGCCGGAGCTGATCCTGATCGCCACCGGTTCGGAAGTCGGCCTGGCCGTGGCTGCCTACGACAAACTGACTGCTGCCGGCCACAAGGTACGCGTGGTGTCGATGCCTTCCACCAGTGTGTTCGACGCCCAGGACGCCGCCTACAAGCAGGACGTGCTGCCACTGCAGGTCGGTGCGCGCATCGCCATCGAGGCCTCGCACGCCGACTACTGGTACAAGTATGTGGGCCTGGAAGGTCGCATCATTGGCATGACCAGCTTCGGCGAATCGGCCCCGGCTCCGGCCCTGTTCGAGCACTTCGGTTTCACCGTCGACAACATCGTCGCCACCGCCGAAGAACTGCTGGACGCCTGACCCTTCCGTAGGAGCGAGCTCTGCTCGCGAAGCTGTTTGCCTCGCGCAGGGTTCGCGAGCAGAGCTCGCTCCTACCGGGTTCCTTTTGCCTTGCGAGCGCCTATGTCACGACAACGCCCCTATCGTGTCGCCCTCAACGGCTATGGCCGCATCGGCCGTTGCGTGCTGCGCGCGCTGCACGAGCGTGGCAATTCTGCGAGCCTGGAAATCGTCGCGCTTAACGACCTGGCCGATCAGGCCAGCATCGAATACCTGACCCGCTTCGACTCCACCCACGGGCGCTTTCCCGGCGAGGTGAAGGTCGATGGCGACTGTCTGCATATCAATGGCGATTGTGTGAAGGTGCTGCGTCAGAGCGAGCCCGAGTCCATCGACTGGGCCGCGCTGGATATCGACCTGCTGCTGGAATGCTCCGGGCAATACACCACGCGTACCGATGCCGAGCGTTTTCTCGCTGCCGGCGCGCCGCGCGTGTTGTTGTCGCAGCCGATGGCCAGCGAGGCGGATATCGACGCCACGGTGGTCTACGGCGTCAATCAGCAGTGCCTCAGCGGTGCCGAACAACTGGTATCCAACGCCTCCTGCACCACCAACTGCGGCGTGCCGCTGCTGAAGCTTCTCGATGAGGTGGTGGGTCTGGAGTACGTCTCCATTACCACCATCCACTCGGCGATGAACGACCAACCGGTGATCGATGCCTACCACCACGAAGACCTACGCCGCACGCGCTCGGCCTTCCAGTCGGTGATTCCGGTGTCCACCGGCCTGGCACGCGGTATCGAACGCCTGCTGCCGGAGCTGGCCGGGCGCATTCAGGCCAAGGCCATTCGCGTGCCGACGGTCAACGTCTCGTGCCTGGACATCACCCTGCAGACCGCACGCGATACCTCTGCCGAAGAGATCAACCGCGTACTGCGCCAAGCGGCGGAAAGTGGCCCGCTCAAGGGGCTGCTGGCCTACACCGAACTGCCGCACGCCAGCTGCGACTTCAACCACGACCCGCACTCGGCCATCGTCGACGGCAGCCAGACCCGCGTGTCCGGCCCGCGCCTGGTCAACCTGCTGGCCTGGTTCGACAACGAGTGGGGGTTTGCCAACCGTATGCTCGATGTCGCCGAACATTTTCTCCTACAAGCCAATCAAGCCAATCAAGCCAATCCTGCCCCGTGAAGGACTGATCTATGACCGTTCTGAAGATGACCGACCTCGACCTCGCTGGTAAGCGCGTGTTGATCCGCGAAGACCTCAACGTTCCGGTGAAGGACGGTGTGGTCAAGAGCGACGCGCGTATCCTCGCCTCGCTGCCGACCATCAAGCTGGCGCTGGAAAAAGGCGCGGCCGTACTGGTTTGCTCGCACCTCGGGCGCCCGGAAGAAGGCGTCTACAGCGAGGAAGACAGCCTGGCGCCCGTCGCCGCTTACCTGAGCAAGGCCCTCGGCCGCGAAGTACCGCTGGTCAAGGACTACCTCGGTGGTGTCGAGGTCAAGGCCGGCGAGCTGGTGCTGCTGGAGAACGTCCGCTTCAACAAGGGCGAGAAGAAGAACACCGACGAGCTGGCCCAGCAGTACGCTGCCCTGTGCGACGTGTTCGTCATGGACGCCTTCGGTACCGCTCACCGCGCCCAGGGCTCGACCCATGGCGTGGCCAAGTTCGCCAAGGTCGCCTGTGCCGGCCCGCTGCTGGCTGCCGAGCTGGACGCGCTGGGCAAGGCGCTGGACAAACCGGCCCGCCCGATGCTGGCCATCGTCGCCGGCTCCAAGGTGTCGACCAAGCTCGACGTGCTCAACTCCCTGGCCGATATCTGCGACTCACTGATAGTCGGTGGCGGCATCGCCAACACCTTTCTCGCGGCTGCCGGCCTGCCGGTAGGCAAATCGCTGTACGAGGCTGATCTGGTCGATACCGCCAAGGCCATCGCAGCCAAGGTCAGCGTACCGCTGCCGGTCGACGTGGTGGTGGCCAAGGCTTTCGCCGAAGACGCCGAAGCCACCATCAAGGCCGTCGCTGATGTGGCCGAAGACGACATGATCCTCGACATTGGCCCGCAGACTGCGGCGATGTTCGCCGAGATGCTCAAGGCCTCGCAGACCATCCTGTGGAATGGCCCGGTCGGCGTGTTCGAGTTCGATCAGTTCGGCAACGGCACCAAGGCCCTGGCCCTTGCCATCGCCGAAAGCCCGGCGTTCTCCATCGCCGGTGGCGGCGACACCCTGGCGGCCATCGACAAATACGGTGTGGCAGAGAAGATTTCCTACATTTCCACCGGTGGCGGCGCCTTCCTCGAGTTCGTCGAGGGCAAGGTGCTGCCGGCCGTGGAAGTGCTGGAGCAACGCGCACAATAAACACCAGCTAGGGTGAATGGAGTCACCCTGCGCCACGGCGGATAAAACCCTGACGTGAACGGGTGGTCTGTAAGAAGACCGGATCATCGAACAAGGAGTCATGTCATGGACAAGTTAGCCGCCCTGGGCGTCATTGGTATGTTGCTGGCCGGTTGTGCCGGCGGTGGTCGTGAAGCGGCCTGCGAGGTGTTCAGCCCGGCGCAGATCGAAACCCCGACCACTCAGGATGATCAGCGTGTCGAGCAGAACAGTGGTGAGCCCACTGGCCCGGCACCGGAACAGCGTTGCTGAGAAGGAGAGACAATGATCGCTATCAGACTTGCAGGGCTCGCCGCCACCGGCTTGCTGCTTGCGGCTTGCAGCAGCAAGCCGCCAGTGTCGGATCAGTGGACTCGCTGGGTGTGCGACAGCCAGACCGAAGTGCTGTGGCGCTTCGCCAATGGCAGTGTCGAGCAGGTGGATGTGCGCCTGGGCGGTGATGACATCGTCTACCGCCTGACCCAGGAGCCGGCGGCATCCGGTGTGCTGTACAGCGATGGACGCCTGTCCTTCCACACCAAAGGTGAGGAAGGCCTGGTCTACTGGACCGCGACCGATGACCTGATCGGCCGCGGCTGCAAGGCCCCGTAACACCTTCGGCGCTGCCGAGACGGGCCGCGGGCACAGGCTCCGGCACGACGAAACTTGAACAACGCCTGCCCCTGCGGCAGGCTTGCACGATTAACGACCTCCAAACCGGGAGACAGAAACACCATGGCACTTATCAGCATGCGCCAGATGCTCGACCACGCCGCCGAATTCGGCTACGGCGTGCCGGCCTTCAACGTCAACAACCTCGAGCAGATGCGCGCCATCATGGAAGCCGCCGACAAGACCGATTCGCCGGTCATCGTCCAGGCTTCTGCTGGTGCCCGCAAGTACGCCGGTGCGCCGTTCCTGCGCCACCTGATCCTGGCTGCCATCGAAGAATTCCCGCACATCCCGGTGTGCATGCATCAGGACCACGGCACCAGCCCTGACGTATGCCAGCGCTCGATTCAGCTGGGTTTCTCCTCGGTAATGATGGACGGCTCGCTGAAAGAAGACGGCAAGACTCCCGCCGACTACGACTACAACGTCGCCGTTACCCGGCAGACTGTGGCCTTCGCCCATGCCTGTGGCGTGTCGGTGGAAGGTGAGCTGGGTTGCCTGGGCAGCCTGGAAACCGGCATGGCCGGTGAAGAAGACGGCGTCGGCGCCGAAGGCGTGCTGGATCACAGCCAACTGCTGACCGACCCGGAAGAAGCGGCGGCCTTCGTCAAGGCTACCCAGGTCGACGCTCTGGCCATCGCCATCGGCACCAGCCACGGCGCCTACAAGTTCACCAAGCCGCCAACCGGCGACGTGCTCTCCATCGAGCGCATCAAGGAAATCCACAAGCGCATCCCCAACACCCACCTGGTCATGCACGGTTCCTCCTCCGTGCCGCAGGAGTGGCTGAAGGTGATCAACGAATTCGGCGGCGACATCAAGGAAACCTACGGTGTGCCGGTCGAGGAAATCGTCGAAGGCATCAAGCACGGCGTGCGCAAGGTCAACATCGACACCGACCTGCGCCTGGCCTCCACCGGTGCCATCCGCCGCATGATGGCCGAGCACCCGAGCGAGTTCGACCCGCGCAAGTTCTTCGCCAAGACCATCGTTGCCATGCGTGACATCTGCATCGCCCGCTACGAGGCCTTCGGCACTGCCGGCAATGCCTCGAAGATCAAACCGATCTCCCTGGAAGGCATGTACCAGCGCTACGCCAGCGGCGAATTGAACGCCAAGGTCAACTGAGCCTGATGCGTGACCCGGAGCCCCGCCTTGTGCGGGGCTTCTGCTTTTTATAGTCGGGGTTCGGCGTGAGCAACGCAGTGAGAGGTAAAACCCTGTAAAACTCCCGAAGCGTGAGGGCAGGCGGGGTGCGCCATAATTCGCGCACTGTCGTTCCGGGAAACTGCCCCCCCATGTCCAGCAAGCCGCGTCTGTTGCTCGCTTTCCTCCTCGCCGTGTTGCTGGCCTCGCTGCTCGCCTCGATCTTCCAGACCCAGACCAACCTCGCTGCCTTGCAGGCGCTCGGTGCACCGATGCCGATGGATGTGCGCGTTGCCACCACCTGCCTCGATCTGCTCGGTTTCGCGCCGACCTTCGCCCTGCTCAGCGCGCTGGGCTTTCTGCTCGCTTTGCCGCTGGCTGCCTGGTTGGCGCGGAGCATGCCGCCGCTGCGTTGGCTGATCTTCGTGCTGGCTGGCGCTGCAGCCATCTGGACGGCACTGGCGCTGGCCAATGCCGTAGCGCCGATGCCGACGCTGATCGCCGCCGACCGCAGCCCGTTCGGCACGCTCGGGCTGATGGCATGCGGCAGCGTCGGTGCACTGCTGTTCGGCCTGCTCGGCCGGCGGGTACGCTACCGCGCGCAGCCGACTTCTTCCGATTCTCTGTGACAAGGCGTTGCCCATGTTGAGAAGCACCCGTGCGCTGATGCTCTGCGCCCTGTTCGTCAGTACGCCACTGCTGGCGCTGGACTACCGTGTTGAAACCTTCAGCGAAGGGCTGGAGAACCCGTGGGCCGTGGCCTTCCTGCCGGACGGGCGCCTGCTGGTTACCGAGCGGGTCGGGCGCCTGCGCATCATCGAAGCCGATGGCAGTGTCGACCCGGAGCCGGTGGCTGGCCTGCCCGAGGTCTTCATCGCTGCCCAGGCCGGGCTGATGGAAGTGGCACTGGGCCCGGACTACAGCGACAACCGCTGGCTGTACCTGACCTACGCGCACGGCTCGCTGGAGGCCAACAACACGCGTCTGGCGCGTGCCCGCCTGGTGGATGACGAACTGCACGACTTCGAGCTGTTGTTCACCGCCCAGCCGCTCAAGGCCGGCGCGGCGCATTACGGTGGGCGCATCGCCTTTCTCGCCGACAAGACCCTGGTGCTGACCCTGGGCGACGGTTTCGACTGGCGTGAGCAGGCGCAGAACCCGGCCAACCACCTGGGCAAGATCGTGCGTCTGAACCGCGACGGCAGCGTGCCGCAGGACAACCCGTTGCTCGGTCAGGAGGGCGCCGCGCCGGAGATCTACAGCCTTGGCCACCGCAACGTGCAGGGTATCTTCTTCGATGCCGAACACAATCGTCTGTACAGC
The genomic region above belongs to Pseudomonas sediminis and contains:
- the tkt gene encoding transketolase → MPSRRERANAIRALSMDAVQKANSGHPGAPMGMADIAEVLWRDFLKHNPSNPNFADRDRFVLSNGHGSMLIYSLLHLTGYDLSIDDLKNFRQLHSKTPGHPEYGYTPGVETTTGPLGQGIANAVGFAIAEKVLGAQFNREGHTIVDHNTYVFLGDGCMMEGISHEVCSLAGTLGLGKLIAFYDDNGISIDGEVEGWFTDDTPKRFEAYGWQVIRNVDGHDAEEIKMAIDTARKTTDQPTLICCKTTIGFGSPNKQGKEECHGAPLGNDEIALTRAALGWNHGPFEIPAEIYAEWDAKEAGAAAEAAWNDKFAAYAAAHPELAAEFKRRIAGELPADFAEKAAAYIKDVAEKGETIASRKASQNALNAFGPLLPEFLGGSADLAGSNLTLWKGCKGVSAEDASGNYMFYGVREFGMSAIMNGIALHGGFVPYGATFLIFMEYARNAVRMSALMKKRVLYVFTHDSIGLGEDGPTHQPIEQLASLRGTPNLDTWRPADAVESAVAWKYAIERADGPSALVFSRQNLPHQPRDAQQLADVARGGYVLKDSAGEPELILIATGSEVGLAVAAYDKLTAAGHKVRVVSMPSTSVFDAQDAAYKQDVLPLQVGARIAIEASHADYWYKYVGLEGRIIGMTSFGESAPAPALFEHFGFTVDNIVATAEELLDA
- the epd gene encoding erythrose-4-phosphate dehydrogenase — its product is MSRQRPYRVALNGYGRIGRCVLRALHERGNSASLEIVALNDLADQASIEYLTRFDSTHGRFPGEVKVDGDCLHINGDCVKVLRQSEPESIDWAALDIDLLLECSGQYTTRTDAERFLAAGAPRVLLSQPMASEADIDATVVYGVNQQCLSGAEQLVSNASCTTNCGVPLLKLLDEVVGLEYVSITTIHSAMNDQPVIDAYHHEDLRRTRSAFQSVIPVSTGLARGIERLLPELAGRIQAKAIRVPTVNVSCLDITLQTARDTSAEEINRVLRQAAESGPLKGLLAYTELPHASCDFNHDPHSAIVDGSQTRVSGPRLVNLLAWFDNEWGFANRMLDVAEHFLLQANQANQANPAP
- a CDS encoding phosphoglycerate kinase, with amino-acid sequence MTVLKMTDLDLAGKRVLIREDLNVPVKDGVVKSDARILASLPTIKLALEKGAAVLVCSHLGRPEEGVYSEEDSLAPVAAYLSKALGREVPLVKDYLGGVEVKAGELVLLENVRFNKGEKKNTDELAQQYAALCDVFVMDAFGTAHRAQGSTHGVAKFAKVACAGPLLAAELDALGKALDKPARPMLAIVAGSKVSTKLDVLNSLADICDSLIVGGGIANTFLAAAGLPVGKSLYEADLVDTAKAIAAKVSVPLPVDVVVAKAFAEDAEATIKAVADVAEDDMILDIGPQTAAMFAEMLKASQTILWNGPVGVFEFDQFGNGTKALALAIAESPAFSIAGGGDTLAAIDKYGVAEKISYISTGGGAFLEFVEGKVLPAVEVLEQRAQ
- a CDS encoding MliC family protein; amino-acid sequence: MIAIRLAGLAATGLLLAACSSKPPVSDQWTRWVCDSQTEVLWRFANGSVEQVDVRLGGDDIVYRLTQEPAASGVLYSDGRLSFHTKGEEGLVYWTATDDLIGRGCKAP
- the fba gene encoding class II fructose-bisphosphate aldolase (catalyzes the reversible aldol condensation of dihydroxyacetonephosphate and glyceraldehyde 3-phosphate in the Calvin cycle, glycolysis, and/or gluconeogenesis); amino-acid sequence: MALISMRQMLDHAAEFGYGVPAFNVNNLEQMRAIMEAADKTDSPVIVQASAGARKYAGAPFLRHLILAAIEEFPHIPVCMHQDHGTSPDVCQRSIQLGFSSVMMDGSLKEDGKTPADYDYNVAVTRQTVAFAHACGVSVEGELGCLGSLETGMAGEEDGVGAEGVLDHSQLLTDPEEAAAFVKATQVDALAIAIGTSHGAYKFTKPPTGDVLSIERIKEIHKRIPNTHLVMHGSSSVPQEWLKVINEFGGDIKETYGVPVEEIVEGIKHGVRKVNIDTDLRLASTGAIRRMMAEHPSEFDPRKFFAKTIVAMRDICIARYEAFGTAGNASKIKPISLEGMYQRYASGELNAKVN
- a CDS encoding PQQ-dependent sugar dehydrogenase, with translation MLRSTRALMLCALFVSTPLLALDYRVETFSEGLENPWAVAFLPDGRLLVTERVGRLRIIEADGSVDPEPVAGLPEVFIAAQAGLMEVALGPDYSDNRWLYLTYAHGSLEANNTRLARARLVDDELHDFELLFTAQPLKAGAAHYGGRIAFLADKTLVLTLGDGFDWREQAQNPANHLGKIVRLNRDGSVPQDNPLLGQEGAAPEIYSLGHRNVQGIFFDAEHNRLYSHEHGPRGGDELNLIEAGNNYGWPLATFGIDYTGARISPYTELPGLTAPLLHWTPSVAPSSLTLYRGELFPDWQGDLFAATLAERSVRRVRVRDGMLAGEEILFEELGERIRDVRSGPDGALYLLTDNPQGRLLRVVPSE